From the genome of Hoeflea algicola:
CGGCGATCCTCGTCGCCCTGATTGGCGCAGGGACGGACATGCTGCTCCCGAAAGACACCAGCACCGCGACAACGACAGACAGCGCGGCGGATGCGGCCAGGCGGTCCTTTGCCCAGACCTTCGGGCAGATCTCGCAGCAAACCGTGTCGAAAAGCCTCAATGTCCAGCCCACGCTCGAAATCAGGCCGGGTTATCGCTTCAACGTTCTGGTCGATCAGGACATCGTTTTCCCAAAAGCCTATCAATGAATCTGAGGTCGGAAATCCCGACACCTCAACGTGGCGGAGCTTGTTTCCGCAGCTCACCACCATGCCGGAATTTTATCATCTTGAACGAGCTCCTCCTGCAATTGATCGATATGCTTTCATTGCCGCTTGAGGAGCGGGCAGCACGGCGCGCCTTGCGGGATTTCGCCGAGAGCGCCGGTTTCGACTATTTCGCTTACCTGCATCTGCGTGGGCAAGAGAGCTTTGCTGTGTCGAACTATCCCAGGGAATGGCAGGAGCACTACGTCCAGAAGAACTACATTCGAGTTGATCCAGTCGTCACCAAGGCCAAACATGGGCCGCCGATATTTCAGTGGTCGGCGGACGAAGCCAGACGAATTGGAAGGCTCGATGTAAGGCAATTCTACAAGGATGCGGATCGGTTCGGAATCCGCTCAGGCCTGTCGGTCTCGGTTCCTGTCGGCTTCAAGAACAGGATGGTGTTCACACTGGCCTCCGGTAAGTCCATTGTGTGCATCGACGAGGACCCCGATCCAGTCACTGCAGCGATGGCGCTCGCATTTATCCATTCCCATCTCGCCTCGGCGACCCAGGATGCTGCCCTGGCTTCAGACATCCGACTTTCACCGCGCGAGGCCGAATGCCTGCGCTGGTTCGCAGACGGCATGTCGATGCCGGACATCGCAGAAACGATCGGGATAGGATATCGGTCCGTGCGTTCCTATCTCGACGAGGCAACGCGAAAGCTTGGAGCGGCCAACAGCCGGCAAGCCGCCTCGATCGCGATCCGGCTGGGGCTGATCTAGCGGTCTGGCTCCGACGCTTCGAACCCCCACGCGAGCAATGTTGGGATGGCCACAATGGAGACAAGCTGGCCTGTTTCATCGTGTCTCAAATCGGAAAGCTGGGCGGAGAGCAGACTTCGCTGCGGAATGCATGAACGGCGAGATTGGGGTCGGGAACCGACTATGCGGTATACCCCGGTGTCCTGAGTTTGCTGACGTCAGTCAGGACTTGATCGGCAATGGTCGCATAATCATTGCTCCCCCTGCCATCCGAGAGTTCCGAAACCGAATGCAAGTATCCGCCGTACGCAAACATAGAGCGAACGCAATTGGGGTGCGCCCCGCATTGATCTGGCGCCGACTCCGCACTAAGGTGCACTAATGCAGTATACTCAGAGCCAGATTCGCGAATTGATTTCCATTTCAGTGGATGCTTTTCGCACATGGCGGAATGCTATTCCGGCACTGAGCCTACACAAAGGGCATGCCCCTAGCTTCACGCCGGGGGACGTTGTCGCGATAGCGATAGTCGCCGAACTTGTCAGACATTTCGGCGTACGCGTCGGAACGGTCGGGGATCGTTTCGATCTGCTGTTCAAGGAGTGCCGGGGAAAGTCTTGGCGCTCGCTTGAAAGCTGCGTCGCTTTGATCGAAATCGACAATTTCCGCCTTGTCGACGCAAGTGTAGCCCACCGCTGTTCGCCGGACGCCTCAAGCCTCTGCGTGCCGTGCGCGCCAATAATAGCACGACTACGCTCGGCCCTCACTGCGACTGAAGTCGACCAAGAGCAGGGCCATCTGCAGTTTCCCCCCACCTCAGTGGCTGTGCAGCCGGAACGGCGCGAGAAGCGAGCATGACCCCCACTCTGGCATCCGCATTGGCGCCAGAGTGGAAAGACCGCTTGGGGCTCACACATCGGCGCTCGCCTGAACTCTACGAGTCGGCCGAGGCCGTCAGCGACGTGCCGCACGCAGCGGCTATCCGAGCCGCCCTCAATGAAATGGGTCTATCGGCGATCTTCTGCGTCCAGGGCG
Proteins encoded in this window:
- a CDS encoding autoinducer binding domain-containing protein; translated protein: MNELLLQLIDMLSLPLEERAARRALRDFAESAGFDYFAYLHLRGQESFAVSNYPREWQEHYVQKNYIRVDPVVTKAKHGPPIFQWSADEARRIGRLDVRQFYKDADRFGIRSGLSVSVPVGFKNRMVFTLASGKSIVCIDEDPDPVTAAMALAFIHSHLASATQDAALASDIRLSPREAECLRWFADGMSMPDIAETIGIGYRSVRSYLDEATRKLGAANSRQAASIAIRLGLI